A section of the Malus sylvestris chromosome 17, drMalSylv7.2, whole genome shotgun sequence genome encodes:
- the LOC126610923 gene encoding uncharacterized protein LOC126610923 isoform X2, whose amino-acid sequence MPGNEIEGRIHNFYELDNYSRQSQVADGNWPAHIYNQWQGNQRETSNVQQLDSGRGRGGESLRFDKNYTQLSQRPELSRNQLLETNGFMLGRQDLQESQFFGDSSVFIPHTLTSRGLSILQSEQENASCDSPTLTTNSERSEITEASSEFNFIGRQQQLVRGQQQGIPQLHSMQQSGYNDMQMLQQHLMFKKLQELQRQQQVQQFGDVRQHNAVNQLSAINKQGSGVHFSPLINGTPVNDTPQMFMNWMQRGGSPAGQNVSNRVIFSQEQGQTLSSMGLASQQFDVSLYGTPVASGRGTMNQYHLPAMSQDSENLLTKANDQMQKPAMQSSAFSNPFVGDHCMTASPDQICSPQGGFVSRQDFQGKNVFGHVITQGSNCGSPLGNLQLGNTLQTNTSLQELSGKQDQAGWLGTCQQKTMQHGPSQSLVPLDPMEEKILFNMDDSTWDPSMVKHSDIGAGGFGDAFESSFPSLQSGSWSALMQSAVAEASSSDTGQQEEWSGLTFQNTELSTGNQPSNIMDNENQQGSWADNNLQSVSSLSSKPFPMLNDSSVNSSFPGFPQPDIQFTSEHQEGIHQDESHESNQKSPKNSSEWLDCNPQQVQPHMRLDGTWTSQSSKPEGDIHEGTYNRNSESHMWNRGGDSRVTSFSRPTGQLEQGQSGSEDTLRNRENSNIFNFHSVQNSHMTNVHQETSHQVQYNNKLDYGKHFISSNKEDNEAIGEKQRQMSDSSRVMHNSYGREGGTYEQQQNCYQRDNLYDWKSEDSSGMRVTAQTRVDQSKENSSIAQFGPSGFNPLSEGMIQPATNSNQMQMDSSLREKNQTWSTPSPSQSLPQSHESSPRSRWDDKFSIGGQSSIPTSYMHGSSIAEITSSPTFSRNQLQTQHLFNVPGPSNQTTLTGSAARHPPSNLALSQDTSQQSFVNSGGQQFPVLEAAPVSQPPFMSGMPARGGVSVKPQSLWTNNPSQQHLSGMETTSLASKELNGLNTQDGGYGSSEFGHSTTSLQGFISAQEQQGKERMLDASQTGVRNVSDPSAFASGSLLNHSQLQDLGGIQHSNNNGLAPSARNLGFLGHALKHSHGFHHDYSRLHQVQATKNEEADPSRRDLDVQQVTAMEGQQSIYGHNNDGELNSTSTHKLSPLGNSNAPSFLADAREGPSVKTSSQAAFQAQGMVAFGESDSQSQSTGNNVLSHNGETSQANLSMASNWFKQYGTFRNGQMQPMYDARPATGQFSLMKPSQSLNIHSSVEQIDASNASQSNRVWPSTATNLITSEPFIDPCVLPSDTIDESMGIVRPKKRKIETSELLPWHKVTQGSKRVQDVSMAEQEWALACNRLIEKVGHEFEMIEDGRPILRSKRRLIFTTQFLQQLLGPAPASILSADAVLYYDSVAYFVAKLSLGDACTLTCSKRKSIHAPLNDSDMIAEKPKVSENIDQQYLSKAVEEFTYRSKKLENDLLRLDKVSILDLRLECQELERFSVINRFARFHIPQAATSGISSSSGTVPTAPKPFPQRYVTGQPLPRHLPEGVHCLSL is encoded by the exons ATGCCTGGTAACGAAATTGAAGGCAGGATCCATAATTTTTATGAGCTAGACAACTATTCCCGTCAATCTCAAGTTGCAGACGGTAATTGGCCTGCGCATATATATAATCAATGGCAGGGAAATCAAAGAGAGACGAGTAATGTACAGCAACTAG ATTCTGGGAGAGGACGGGGTGGTGAGTCCTTGAGGTTTGATAAAAACTATACACAGTTGTCTCAGAGACCGGAATTGTCTAGAAACCAACTTCTGGAGACGAATGGGTTTATGCTTGGACGGCAGGATTTGCAGGAAAGCCAGTTTTTTGGTGATAGCTCAGTTTTCATTCCACATACTTTAACCTCAAGAGGCTTATCTATCCTTCAATCAGAGCAAGAAAATGCATCATGCGATAGTCCCACTTTAACTACCAATTCAGAAAGGTCTGAAATTACTGAAGCTTCCAGCGAGTTTAACTTCATTGGAAGGCAGCAACAACTTGTGAGGGGACAACAACAAGGCATTCCACAGCTTCACTCAATGCAGCAGTCTGGGTACAATGACATGCAGATGTTGCAGCAGCACCTGATGTTTAAGAAACTGCAAGAACTTCAGAGGCAGCAGCAAGTGCAACAGTTCGGAGATGTGAGGCAACATAATGCAGTAAATCAGCTCTCTGCAATCAATAAGCAGGGTTCTGGGGTTCATTTTTCACCACTAATCAATGGAACACCCGTTAATGATACGCCACAAATGTTTATGAATTGGATGCAGCGGGGTGGATCGCCAGCAGGACAAAATGTTTCTAATAGAGTTATTTTTTCTCAAGAGCAAGGTCAAACTTTGAGCTCAATGGGTCTTGCTTCTCAGCAGTTTGATGTATCTTTATATGGTACTCCTGTTGCTAGTGGAAGAGGGACTATGAATCAGTACCATCTCCCGGCGATGTCTCAGGATTCTGAAAATTTGTTGACCAAGGCTAATGATCAAATGCAGAAGCCTGCTATGCAGTCATCAGCCTTCAGTAACCCCTTTGTAGGTGATCATTGTATGACTGCTTCTCCGGACCAGATTTGCTCACCTCAAGGGGGTTTCGTATCCCGACAAGACTTTCAGGGAAAAAATGTATTTGGACACGTTATTACTCAGGGTTCAAATTGTGGATCCCCTTTGGGTAACCTCCAGCTAGGGAATACCTTGCAAACAAATACATCACTTCAAGAACTCAGTGGAAAGCAAGATCAAGCTGGCTGGCTGGGAACCTGTCAGCAAAAAACAATGCAGCATGGCCCTTCACAGAGTTTGGTTCCCCTTGATCCAATGGAAGAGAAGATTTTGTTTAACATGGATGATAGTACTTGGGATCCTTCTATGGTAAAGCACAGTGATATTGGGGCTGGAGGCTTTGGAGATGCATTCGAAAGTTCATTTCCTTCTCTCCAAAGTGGAAGCTGGAGTGCGCTTATGCAGTCTGCTGTAGCAGAAGCTTCTAGTAGTGATACTGGCCAACAAGAAGAGTGGAGTGGTTTGACTTTTCAGAATACCGAGCTGTCAACTGGTAATCAGCCTTCAAACATCATGGACAATGAGAACCAACAAGGAAGTTGGGCTGATAACAATCTGCAGAGTGTCTCTTCCTTAAGTTCAAAACCTTTTCCCATGCTTAATGACTCAAGTGTTAATTCTAGCTTCCCCGGCTTTCCGCAGCCAGACATCCAATTCACATCTGAGCATCAAGAAGGGATTCACCAGGATGAATCTCATGAATCCAATCAGAAGTCTCCCAAAAACTCTAGCGAGTGGTTGGATTGTAACCCTCAGCAGGTTCAGCCACATATGCGTTTGGACGGCACATGGACCAGTCAAAGCAGTAAACCAGAAG GTGATATTCACGAAGGCACGTACAATAGGAACTCTGAGAGTCATATGTGGAATAGGGGAGGTGATTCCAGGGTAACTTCATTTTCCAGACCAACTGGACAATTGGAGCAAGGACAATCGGGCTCAGAGGATACTCTTAGGAACAGagaaaattcaaatatttttaactTTCATTCCGTGCAAAATTCACACATGACTAATGTCCATCAAGAAACCAGTCACCAAGTCCAATATAATAATAAGCTTGATTACGGGAAACATTTTATATCTAGCAACAAGGAGGATAATGAGGCCATTGGAGAAAAACAGCGTCAAATGAGTGACAGCTCTCGTGTTATGCATAACTCTTATGGGAGGGAAGGTGGAACATATGAGCAGCAGCAAAATTGCTACCAGAGGGACAACTTGTATGACTGGAAATCAGAGGATTCTAGTGGCATGCGTGTGACTGCACAAACAAG GGTTGACCAGTCGAAGGAGAATAGTTCTATCGCACAGTTTGGCCCTTCTGGATTTAATCCATTATCTGAG GGTATGATCCAACCAGCTACTAATTCCAATCAAATGCAAATGGATTCTAGTTTAAGAGAGAAAAATCAGACCTGGTCTACTCCGTCCCCTTCTCAATCTTTGCCCCAATCACATGAATCATCACCGAGATCCCGTTGGGATGATAAATTTAGTATCGGTGGACAATCGAGCATCCCTACATCTTATATGCATGGAAGCTCTATTGCAGAAATTACATCCAGTCCTACATTTTCAAGGAATCAACTTCAAACGCAACATCTGTTTAATGTACCTGGTCCATCTAATCAGACAACATTAACTGGTTCTGCTGCAAGACATCCACCTTCCAACCTTGCTCTATCTCAAGATACTTCTCAGCAGTCTTTTGTCAACTCTGGTGGTCAACAATTCCCTGTTCTTGAAGCTGCTCCAGTTTCTCAGCCTCCTTTTATGTCAGGCATGCCTGCACGGGGTGGAGTATCAGTGAAGCCACAGAGTTTATGGACGAATAACCCAAGTCAGCAACATCTTTCTGGCATGGAAACTACTTCGTTGGCTTCGAAGGAGCTAAATGGTCTGAATACCCAGGATGGTGGATATGGGTCCTCTGAATTTGGCCATTCCACTACAAGTTTACAAGGCTTCATTTCTGCACAAGAGCAGCAAGGGAAGGAGAGGATGCTTGATGCTTCACAGACAGGGGTAAGGAATGTCTCTGATCCTAGTGCTTTTGCCTCTGGTTCATTGTTGAATCATTCGCAACTGCAGGATCTTGGTGGAATACAACATAGCAACAACAATGGCCTGGCTCCCTCTGCAAGAAATCTTGGATTTCTTGGCCATGCTTTAAAACATTCACATGGATTTCATCATGACTACTCCCGGCTACACCAAGTGCAGGCTACGAAGAATGAAGAGGCCGATCCAAGTAGGAGGGATCTGGATGTACAACAGGTAACTGCTATGGAAGGACAGCAGTCAATTTATGGTCATAACAATGATGGTGAACTGAATTCTACATCAACTCACAAGTTATCACCACTTGGAAATTCCAATGCACCAAGTTTCCTGGCAGATGCAAGAGAAGGTCCAAGTGTAAAAACTTCTTCACAAGCTGCTTTCCAAGCCCAAGGCATGGTTGCATTTGGTGAAAGTGATTCTCAGAGCCAATCTACTGGCAATAATGTGCTATCTCATAATGGTGAAACTTCTCAGGCCAATCTAAGCATGGCATCAAACTGGTTTAAACAGTATGGGACTTTCAGAAATGGGCAGATGCAACCAATGTATGATGCAAGGCCTGCTACGGGGCAGTTCTCACTTATGAAGCCTTCTCAGAGCCTAAACATACATTCTTCTGTGGAACAGATAGATGCTTCTAATGCTAGTCAAAGCAACAGAGTCTGGCCAAGTACAGCGACGAATTTGATAACAAGTGAACCCTTCATAGATCCTTGTGTGTTACCTTCAGATACCATTGATGAAAGTATGGGTATTGTGAGACCAAAGAAACGCAAAATTGAAACATCAGAACTTCTACCATGGCACAAAGTGACACAAGGTTCCAAAAGGGTTCAAGATGTCAG TATGGCAGAGCAAGAATGGGCCTTGGCATGCAATCGGCTGATTGAGAAA GTTGGACATGAGTTTGAAATGATTGAAGATGGACGTCCGATCCTTCGATCTAAGAGAAGGCTTATCTTCACAACACAGTTTCTGCAGCAATTGCTCGGCCCTGCACCAGCATCCATTCTCTCAGCAGACGCTGTGCTGTACTATGATAGTGTGGCATATTTTGTTGCCAAATTATCATTAGGAGATGCATGCACCCTGACCTGcagcaaaagaaaaagtattcaTGCGCCACTGAACGACAGTGATAT GATTGCGGAAAAGCCTAAAGTTTCTGAAAATATTGATCAGCAGTACTTGTCAAAAGCTGTGGAAGAGTTCACGTATAGATCGAAGAAGCTGGAAAATGACTTACTGAG GTTAGACAAGGTATCAATTCTAGACTTAAGACTGGAATGCCAGGAGTTGGAAAGATTTTCCGTCATCAACCGGTTTGCCAGGTTCCATATCCCCCAAGCAGCTACGTCTGGCATCTCTTCTTCATCCGGTACAGTTCCAACCGCACCAAAACCATTTCCCCAACGATATGTCACTGGACAGCCACTGCCAAGACATCTACCAGAAGGGGTTCATTGTCTTTCACTGTGA
- the LOC126610923 gene encoding uncharacterized protein LOC126610923 isoform X1: MPGNEIEGRIHNFYELDNYSRQSQVADGNWPAHIYNQWQGNQRETSNVQQLDSGRGRGGESLRFDKNYTQLSQRPELSRNQLLETNGFMLGRQDLQESQFFGDSSVFIPHTLTSRGLSILQSEQENASCDSPTLTTNSERSEITEASSEFNFIGRQQQLVRGQQQGIPQLHSMQQSGYNDMQMLQQHLMFKKLQELQRQQQVQQFGDVRQHNAVNQLSAINKQGSGVHFSPLINGTPVNDTPQMFMNWMQRGGSPAGQNVSNRVIFSQEQGQTLSSMGLASQQFDVSLYGTPVASGRGTMNQYHLPAMSQDSENLLTKANDQMQKPAMQSSAFSNPFVGDHCMTASPDQICSPQGGFVSRQDFQGKNVFGHVITQGSNCGSPLGNLQLGNTLQTNTSLQELSGKQDQAGWLGTCQQKTMQHGPSQSLVPLDPMEEKILFNMDDSTWDPSMVKHSDIGAGGFGDAFESSFPSLQSGSWSALMQSAVAEASSSDTGQQEEWSGLTFQNTELSTGNQPSNIMDNENQQGSWADNNLQSVSSLSSKPFPMLNDSSVNSSFPGFPQPDIQFTSEHQEGIHQDESHESNQKSPKNSSEWLDCNPQQVQPHMRLDGTWTSQSSKPEGDIHEGTYNRNSESHMWNRGGDSRVTSFSRPTGQLEQGQSGSEDTLRNRENSNIFNFHSVQNSHMTNVHQETSHQVQYNNKLDYGKHFISSNKEDNEAIGEKQRQMSDSSRVMHNSYGREGGTYEQQQNCYQRDNLYDWKSEDSSGMRVTAQTSRVDQSKENSSIAQFGPSGFNPLSEGMIQPATNSNQMQMDSSLREKNQTWSTPSPSQSLPQSHESSPRSRWDDKFSIGGQSSIPTSYMHGSSIAEITSSPTFSRNQLQTQHLFNVPGPSNQTTLTGSAARHPPSNLALSQDTSQQSFVNSGGQQFPVLEAAPVSQPPFMSGMPARGGVSVKPQSLWTNNPSQQHLSGMETTSLASKELNGLNTQDGGYGSSEFGHSTTSLQGFISAQEQQGKERMLDASQTGVRNVSDPSAFASGSLLNHSQLQDLGGIQHSNNNGLAPSARNLGFLGHALKHSHGFHHDYSRLHQVQATKNEEADPSRRDLDVQQVTAMEGQQSIYGHNNDGELNSTSTHKLSPLGNSNAPSFLADAREGPSVKTSSQAAFQAQGMVAFGESDSQSQSTGNNVLSHNGETSQANLSMASNWFKQYGTFRNGQMQPMYDARPATGQFSLMKPSQSLNIHSSVEQIDASNASQSNRVWPSTATNLITSEPFIDPCVLPSDTIDESMGIVRPKKRKIETSELLPWHKVTQGSKRVQDVSMAEQEWALACNRLIEKVGHEFEMIEDGRPILRSKRRLIFTTQFLQQLLGPAPASILSADAVLYYDSVAYFVAKLSLGDACTLTCSKRKSIHAPLNDSDMIAEKPKVSENIDQQYLSKAVEEFTYRSKKLENDLLRLDKVSILDLRLECQELERFSVINRFARFHIPQAATSGISSSSGTVPTAPKPFPQRYVTGQPLPRHLPEGVHCLSL; the protein is encoded by the exons ATGCCTGGTAACGAAATTGAAGGCAGGATCCATAATTTTTATGAGCTAGACAACTATTCCCGTCAATCTCAAGTTGCAGACGGTAATTGGCCTGCGCATATATATAATCAATGGCAGGGAAATCAAAGAGAGACGAGTAATGTACAGCAACTAG ATTCTGGGAGAGGACGGGGTGGTGAGTCCTTGAGGTTTGATAAAAACTATACACAGTTGTCTCAGAGACCGGAATTGTCTAGAAACCAACTTCTGGAGACGAATGGGTTTATGCTTGGACGGCAGGATTTGCAGGAAAGCCAGTTTTTTGGTGATAGCTCAGTTTTCATTCCACATACTTTAACCTCAAGAGGCTTATCTATCCTTCAATCAGAGCAAGAAAATGCATCATGCGATAGTCCCACTTTAACTACCAATTCAGAAAGGTCTGAAATTACTGAAGCTTCCAGCGAGTTTAACTTCATTGGAAGGCAGCAACAACTTGTGAGGGGACAACAACAAGGCATTCCACAGCTTCACTCAATGCAGCAGTCTGGGTACAATGACATGCAGATGTTGCAGCAGCACCTGATGTTTAAGAAACTGCAAGAACTTCAGAGGCAGCAGCAAGTGCAACAGTTCGGAGATGTGAGGCAACATAATGCAGTAAATCAGCTCTCTGCAATCAATAAGCAGGGTTCTGGGGTTCATTTTTCACCACTAATCAATGGAACACCCGTTAATGATACGCCACAAATGTTTATGAATTGGATGCAGCGGGGTGGATCGCCAGCAGGACAAAATGTTTCTAATAGAGTTATTTTTTCTCAAGAGCAAGGTCAAACTTTGAGCTCAATGGGTCTTGCTTCTCAGCAGTTTGATGTATCTTTATATGGTACTCCTGTTGCTAGTGGAAGAGGGACTATGAATCAGTACCATCTCCCGGCGATGTCTCAGGATTCTGAAAATTTGTTGACCAAGGCTAATGATCAAATGCAGAAGCCTGCTATGCAGTCATCAGCCTTCAGTAACCCCTTTGTAGGTGATCATTGTATGACTGCTTCTCCGGACCAGATTTGCTCACCTCAAGGGGGTTTCGTATCCCGACAAGACTTTCAGGGAAAAAATGTATTTGGACACGTTATTACTCAGGGTTCAAATTGTGGATCCCCTTTGGGTAACCTCCAGCTAGGGAATACCTTGCAAACAAATACATCACTTCAAGAACTCAGTGGAAAGCAAGATCAAGCTGGCTGGCTGGGAACCTGTCAGCAAAAAACAATGCAGCATGGCCCTTCACAGAGTTTGGTTCCCCTTGATCCAATGGAAGAGAAGATTTTGTTTAACATGGATGATAGTACTTGGGATCCTTCTATGGTAAAGCACAGTGATATTGGGGCTGGAGGCTTTGGAGATGCATTCGAAAGTTCATTTCCTTCTCTCCAAAGTGGAAGCTGGAGTGCGCTTATGCAGTCTGCTGTAGCAGAAGCTTCTAGTAGTGATACTGGCCAACAAGAAGAGTGGAGTGGTTTGACTTTTCAGAATACCGAGCTGTCAACTGGTAATCAGCCTTCAAACATCATGGACAATGAGAACCAACAAGGAAGTTGGGCTGATAACAATCTGCAGAGTGTCTCTTCCTTAAGTTCAAAACCTTTTCCCATGCTTAATGACTCAAGTGTTAATTCTAGCTTCCCCGGCTTTCCGCAGCCAGACATCCAATTCACATCTGAGCATCAAGAAGGGATTCACCAGGATGAATCTCATGAATCCAATCAGAAGTCTCCCAAAAACTCTAGCGAGTGGTTGGATTGTAACCCTCAGCAGGTTCAGCCACATATGCGTTTGGACGGCACATGGACCAGTCAAAGCAGTAAACCAGAAG GTGATATTCACGAAGGCACGTACAATAGGAACTCTGAGAGTCATATGTGGAATAGGGGAGGTGATTCCAGGGTAACTTCATTTTCCAGACCAACTGGACAATTGGAGCAAGGACAATCGGGCTCAGAGGATACTCTTAGGAACAGagaaaattcaaatatttttaactTTCATTCCGTGCAAAATTCACACATGACTAATGTCCATCAAGAAACCAGTCACCAAGTCCAATATAATAATAAGCTTGATTACGGGAAACATTTTATATCTAGCAACAAGGAGGATAATGAGGCCATTGGAGAAAAACAGCGTCAAATGAGTGACAGCTCTCGTGTTATGCATAACTCTTATGGGAGGGAAGGTGGAACATATGAGCAGCAGCAAAATTGCTACCAGAGGGACAACTTGTATGACTGGAAATCAGAGGATTCTAGTGGCATGCGTGTGACTGCACAAACAAG CAGGGTTGACCAGTCGAAGGAGAATAGTTCTATCGCACAGTTTGGCCCTTCTGGATTTAATCCATTATCTGAG GGTATGATCCAACCAGCTACTAATTCCAATCAAATGCAAATGGATTCTAGTTTAAGAGAGAAAAATCAGACCTGGTCTACTCCGTCCCCTTCTCAATCTTTGCCCCAATCACATGAATCATCACCGAGATCCCGTTGGGATGATAAATTTAGTATCGGTGGACAATCGAGCATCCCTACATCTTATATGCATGGAAGCTCTATTGCAGAAATTACATCCAGTCCTACATTTTCAAGGAATCAACTTCAAACGCAACATCTGTTTAATGTACCTGGTCCATCTAATCAGACAACATTAACTGGTTCTGCTGCAAGACATCCACCTTCCAACCTTGCTCTATCTCAAGATACTTCTCAGCAGTCTTTTGTCAACTCTGGTGGTCAACAATTCCCTGTTCTTGAAGCTGCTCCAGTTTCTCAGCCTCCTTTTATGTCAGGCATGCCTGCACGGGGTGGAGTATCAGTGAAGCCACAGAGTTTATGGACGAATAACCCAAGTCAGCAACATCTTTCTGGCATGGAAACTACTTCGTTGGCTTCGAAGGAGCTAAATGGTCTGAATACCCAGGATGGTGGATATGGGTCCTCTGAATTTGGCCATTCCACTACAAGTTTACAAGGCTTCATTTCTGCACAAGAGCAGCAAGGGAAGGAGAGGATGCTTGATGCTTCACAGACAGGGGTAAGGAATGTCTCTGATCCTAGTGCTTTTGCCTCTGGTTCATTGTTGAATCATTCGCAACTGCAGGATCTTGGTGGAATACAACATAGCAACAACAATGGCCTGGCTCCCTCTGCAAGAAATCTTGGATTTCTTGGCCATGCTTTAAAACATTCACATGGATTTCATCATGACTACTCCCGGCTACACCAAGTGCAGGCTACGAAGAATGAAGAGGCCGATCCAAGTAGGAGGGATCTGGATGTACAACAGGTAACTGCTATGGAAGGACAGCAGTCAATTTATGGTCATAACAATGATGGTGAACTGAATTCTACATCAACTCACAAGTTATCACCACTTGGAAATTCCAATGCACCAAGTTTCCTGGCAGATGCAAGAGAAGGTCCAAGTGTAAAAACTTCTTCACAAGCTGCTTTCCAAGCCCAAGGCATGGTTGCATTTGGTGAAAGTGATTCTCAGAGCCAATCTACTGGCAATAATGTGCTATCTCATAATGGTGAAACTTCTCAGGCCAATCTAAGCATGGCATCAAACTGGTTTAAACAGTATGGGACTTTCAGAAATGGGCAGATGCAACCAATGTATGATGCAAGGCCTGCTACGGGGCAGTTCTCACTTATGAAGCCTTCTCAGAGCCTAAACATACATTCTTCTGTGGAACAGATAGATGCTTCTAATGCTAGTCAAAGCAACAGAGTCTGGCCAAGTACAGCGACGAATTTGATAACAAGTGAACCCTTCATAGATCCTTGTGTGTTACCTTCAGATACCATTGATGAAAGTATGGGTATTGTGAGACCAAAGAAACGCAAAATTGAAACATCAGAACTTCTACCATGGCACAAAGTGACACAAGGTTCCAAAAGGGTTCAAGATGTCAG TATGGCAGAGCAAGAATGGGCCTTGGCATGCAATCGGCTGATTGAGAAA GTTGGACATGAGTTTGAAATGATTGAAGATGGACGTCCGATCCTTCGATCTAAGAGAAGGCTTATCTTCACAACACAGTTTCTGCAGCAATTGCTCGGCCCTGCACCAGCATCCATTCTCTCAGCAGACGCTGTGCTGTACTATGATAGTGTGGCATATTTTGTTGCCAAATTATCATTAGGAGATGCATGCACCCTGACCTGcagcaaaagaaaaagtattcaTGCGCCACTGAACGACAGTGATAT GATTGCGGAAAAGCCTAAAGTTTCTGAAAATATTGATCAGCAGTACTTGTCAAAAGCTGTGGAAGAGTTCACGTATAGATCGAAGAAGCTGGAAAATGACTTACTGAG GTTAGACAAGGTATCAATTCTAGACTTAAGACTGGAATGCCAGGAGTTGGAAAGATTTTCCGTCATCAACCGGTTTGCCAGGTTCCATATCCCCCAAGCAGCTACGTCTGGCATCTCTTCTTCATCCGGTACAGTTCCAACCGCACCAAAACCATTTCCCCAACGATATGTCACTGGACAGCCACTGCCAAGACATCTACCAGAAGGGGTTCATTGTCTTTCACTGTGA